One segment of Streptobacillus ratti DNA contains the following:
- a CDS encoding helix-turn-helix domain-containing protein — MELKKTRINLGLTQEELAQKIDYKTKGSIARIENGERDLPIDKLKLLAKALNTTPEYLVGWEAIKEDEKMLNGKYDISMLDKLEIKKVEKFMNFNEVMFMNEDNELTEDDKDILINSYIEILIQQRKR, encoded by the coding sequence ATAGAGTTAAAAAAAACAAGAATTAATTTGGGATTAACTCAAGAAGAATTAGCACAAAAAATTGATTATAAAACTAAAGGTTCTATTGCTAGAATAGAAAATGGAGAAAGAGATTTACCAATAGATAAATTGAAATTATTAGCTAAAGCTTTAAATACTACTCCAGAATATCTAGTAGGTTGGGAAGCAATAAAAGAAGATGAAAAAATGTTAAATGGTAAATATGATATTTCAATGTTAGATAAATTAGAAATTAAAAAAGTTGAAAAATTTATGAATTTTAATGAAGTAATGTTTATGAATGAAGATAATGAATTAACTGAAGATGATAAAGATATATTAATAAATTCTTATATTGAAATTTTAATACAACAAAGAAAAAGATAG